A single region of the Nicotiana sylvestris chromosome 6, ASM39365v2, whole genome shotgun sequence genome encodes:
- the LOC104239437 gene encoding uncharacterized protein, with product MAHAFSLLIQEEKQREFRPNSQLNLESTSLHVNAPNLQNQNPLGARNFKTHYTANNNNMGHPLYDYCKSPGHTREKCYKLHAHLQSNSYNNQSSNSLNNQPYNQGNNPNHNQSHRFNRRKGSVANVHRTPTDMVHDNGNEQRMHDENQNVNMTKEQYGQIMNLLQHFQVGNIGGSSNNDNVTNGSFSFAGPFSEEISDSDESNGYTHSCHSPQLVNTSNSNNKNESLNMYDKHDINFLWHNKLGHVSFVKMRGFHTCKFSTKTTIHLSYGKTSQAPIPSKN from the exons ATGGCACATGCCTTCTCTCTGTTGATACAAGAAGAAAAGCAAAGGGAATTCAGACCTAATAGCCAGCTGAACTTAGAATCTACTTCACTGCATGTGAATGCCCCAAATTTACAAAATCAGAATCCACTTGGAGCTAGGAACTTCAAGACACATTACACAGCCAATAACAATAACATGGGTCATCCATTATATGATTATTGCAAAAGTCCAGGTCATACAAGGGAGAAATGTTACAAGTTACATGCGCACCTCCAAAGTAATTCATACAATAATCAAAGTTCCAATAGCCTCAACAATCAGCCTTATAATCAAGGAAACAATCCAAATCACAACCAGAGTCACAGGTTCAATAGAAGAAAAGGCTCTGTGGCAAATGTACATAGAACTCCGACTGATATGGTTCATGATAATGGAAATGAGCAGCGCATGCATGATGAAAATCAGAATGTTAATATGACAAAAGAGCAATATGGGCAAATAATGAACTTACTGCAGCATTTCCAAGTGGGCAATATAGGAGGATCTTCCAATAATGACAATGTCACCAATGGTAGTTTCAGCTTTGCAG GCCCCTTTAGTGAAGAGATCTCAG ATAGTGATGAGTCTAATGGTTATACTCATTCATGTCATAGTCCACAACTTGTAAATACTTCCAATTCAAATAATAAGAATGAGTCCTTGAATATGTATGATAAGCATGATATAAACTTCTTGTGGCATAACAAGCTTGGTCATGTTTCCTTTGTTAAGATGAGAGGATTCCATACTTGCAAATTTTCCACCAAGACAACCATTCATCTGTCTTACGGCAAGACAAGCCAGGCTCCCATTCCCTCAAAGAACTAG